The nucleotide sequence TGGACGCTTCCGCGCCGGCGATCCGAGCGCTGAGCTTTGCGCCGTGGCCGGTGAACTTGCCGAGTTCGTCGAGTGGGACGCCGAAGTGGCGCGCGCGCCGTTCGTCGAGGTAACCGCGGGCGGCGGTGACGCCCCGGTACACCACGGGAACAAGGACTGGCGCGAGCACGCGGGTGACCCCGACGAACCGCCTGGCTCTGCTCACAGTCACTCGCCCTTCCGCTGCCGTGCGCGCCTGATGCTCAGCTACCTTAACCTGCTTGTCGGCAAGCTTCATCTGAGCCTTTTCCGACCTGCGCTGCGTCTTGTCCTGCTGCCTGGCGAGCTTCCGTTCTTGCTTCAGGGCTTTGTTCCATTTTCTGGACTCGTTCTTTGCCGCGAGCTTTGCCTCCGTCTTTGCCTTCGCTTTGAGGGCTTTTGCCTCAGCTTTTCGCATAGCGCGACTGGGTTTCTTGCTGAACAAACCCATCCGAGTGTCCTCCCTATGGCGGCCGAATCCGTGACGATCGCATCTGGGCGCGACCTCTAGTATTCGCTACTACCCTAGGACAGCGAATATCCTTCGTCATCGTGAACCCGAAGTCTGGTGTCCGCATTCTGCTAGATGCGAACCTTTTGTCCCGCTGCCGCCACCGAGTGCACCTCGATGCCGCGGCTGCGAAAGGACTCGTACCGGGGGTGCAGCGGCGTGCCGTGCCGCCGGGCGTTCGTCAGCGTCAGGAAGCTGCAGCGCTGCACCGGACGGCTGTGCGTGAGGTGATGAGTGCATTGCACCACGACAGCTGGGTCACCGTCGATTCTGACCAGTCGGCCCGCGACCGTGAAGACGACACGTTGCGAGCATGCGCTTCGGGCGTGTCGTGGATCTGGGGAGCGCGACTCCCGCTGGGGCCGGATGGGCAGCGAGGCAGCTCCGAGATTCTCATGCGCGATACTGCACGTGGTGGATACGTGCCGATCATCGTGGTGAATCACAAGGTGACTGATCCAGGCTCGGGAGCGTTCACTTCGCCGCTCACCGCGTTCGCACCGGGCAATGACCCCAAGCGTAAGGTTCGCAGTCAGTTGCGCGATCAGCTGCGTCTAGCTCATCTGTATCGGCTGCTTCAGGCCTCGAGTCTGGCGTCCCCGCAGGCTATCGGTGGTGCGATCGGATACGACGCCGATTGCATTCTGGTGCATGACCTCACCCGCGAGATCCCGTCATTCGGGCACAGTCTGCTCGATGAATATGACGCGCGAATCACCGACCGCATTGCCGTCATCAACGGTGAAGTCGCGACACAGCCGACCCGGATCGGGGAATGCGGCTTGTGTGAGTGGTGGCCGCAATGCAACACCGAACTCACCCGGGACCGCGATGTTTCGCTTGTGGTCAACGGTGCGCAGGCAGACGCGATTCGCAGCGCGGGAGCTACCACCATCGACGAACTCGCACGGTGGGAAGGGGAAGCGCCTGAGCAGTGGCCAGGTTCCGGCTTCGCGGACGCGAAGATATTTGCGCAGGCGTGGCTGCATGACGTCACGCTCGTCCGCAAGGTGAACCAGGTAAGCGCGCAACGTGCCGATGTCGAGGTCGATATCGATATGGAAAGCTATCAAGATCACGGGGCATATCTCTGGGGGACACTGCTGACCGAGCCCGGCAAACCCCCCGTGTACCGTCCTTTCGTGACGTGGGACCCCTTGCCAACGCGGGACG is from Hoyosella subflava DQS3-9A1 and encodes:
- a CDS encoding DUF6474 family protein; its protein translation is MGLFSKKPSRAMRKAEAKALKAKAKTEAKLAAKNESRKWNKALKQERKLARQQDKTQRRSEKAQMKLADKQVKVAEHQARTAAEGRVTVSRARRFVGVTRVLAPVLVPVVYRGVTAARGYLDERRARHFGVPLDELGKFTGHGAKLSARIAGAEASTREVHDRDPKNAEVQQFSQAISGRLEELSTAVRAAERMAPPRRRAAHQAISTELDGIEADLLARLGVR
- a CDS encoding TM0106 family RecB-like putative nuclease; the protein is MNPKSGVRILLDANLLSRCRHRVHLDAAAAKGLVPGVQRRAVPPGVRQRQEAAALHRTAVREVMSALHHDSWVTVDSDQSARDREDDTLRACASGVSWIWGARLPLGPDGQRGSSEILMRDTARGGYVPIIVVNHKVTDPGSGAFTSPLTAFAPGNDPKRKVRSQLRDQLRLAHLYRLLQASSLASPQAIGGAIGYDADCILVHDLTREIPSFGHSLLDEYDARITDRIAVINGEVATQPTRIGECGLCEWWPQCNTELTRDRDVSLVVNGAQADAIRSAGATTIDELARWEGEAPEQWPGSGFADAKIFAQAWLHDVTLVRKVNQVSAQRADVEVDIDMESYQDHGAYLWGTLLTEPGKPPVYRPFVTWDPLPTRDEGRNFAEFWDWLTGVRRSAAQRGLTFAAYCYSKAAENRWLLDSAHRFRGMNDMPLISEVEHFIESDEWVDMFEAVAEQFHCPQGRGLKKIAPNAGFSWRDPEAGGEASMIWYREAVGFEGDPVLDQRTRILQYNEDDVWATRVLREWMTSIATAQVPSVDDLAAQMQR